A stretch of Macrobrachium rosenbergii isolate ZJJX-2024 chromosome 12, ASM4041242v1, whole genome shotgun sequence DNA encodes these proteins:
- the LOC136844000 gene encoding piggyBac transposable element-derived protein 3-like — protein MLHHRSFMNVEEAAKYLHSLSDDEDATAIDIALELPDDGAESDGDDPSEDIVDVDENIMLLGPKLLAKKPHIELSNRNSRMEPCLGSSKPVVLQHQEELEEITSNARKNKKPPKKRAKQHEWKKCGLAQPISRRESSEEDHRPAILHKWADEGFTPIDIFQFMWNDEVMELMREETNRYQQQKFGKELCVTVNELYQVLGILLLSGYNKVPSRRMFWSRQTDSRNLAVIQCGLSVNRFEDIIRSLHFVDNTKKPEHDRIYKVRPLFDHFNKMFKELAQAIPSKWAVDEALEPYYGCHGLKQFIRGKPVRFGYKFWCLCSTEGLVASFKLYEGRDSGHIDGLTVGESVVQMLAKGTVPVGSDGYIDNFFTSLPLLESFREANINLTGTIRKDRVKNIPLSDVRKKERGFAEIFRNAEETLTICQWNDKSDVRIATNKTDSESLTVSNCK, from the exons ATGCTACACCATAG GTCTTTTATGAATGTTGAAGAAGCGGCCAAATACCTGCACAGTTTATCTGATGATGAAGATGCTACAGCCATAGACATTGCATTAGAGCTTCCAGATGATGGAGCAGAGTCTGATGGAGATGATCCTAGTGAAGACATTGTTGATGTGGATGAAAATATCATGCTACTAGGACCTAAGCTTCTAGCTAAGAAGCCTCATATTGAACTGTCAAATAGGAATTCACGTATGGAGCCATGCTTGGGATCGTCAAAGCCAGTAGTGTTGCAGCATCAAGAAGAGTTAGAAGAAATAACatcaaatgcaagaaaaaacaagaaacccCCAAAGAAACGTGCCAAACAACATGAATGGAAGAAATGTGGGCTTGCACAACCAATTAGTAGAAGAGAGTCATCTGAAGAGGATCATCGACCAGCAATTTTGCACAAGTGGGCAGATGAAGGATTTACACCAATTGACATCTTCCAGTTTATGTGGAATGATGAGGTTATGGAGCTTATGAGAGAAGAAACCAACAGgtatcaacaacaaaaatttggAAAAGAGCTTTGTGTTACAGTAAACGAACTGTACCAGGTTTTAGGTATACTTCTTCTATCAGGGTATAACAAAGTTCCTAGCAGGCGAATGTTTTGGTCAAGGCAAACAGATTCAAGAAACCTTGCAGTTATACAATGTGGACTATCAGTAAATAGATTTGAAGATATTATTAGGAGCCTGCATTTTGTTGATAACACCAAAAAACCAGAGCATGATAGGATTTACAAGGTTCGACCTTTATTTGATCACTTCAACAAGATGTTCAAGGAACTGGCTCAAGCCATTCCCTCCAAATGGGCAGTTGATGAAGCTTTGGAGCCATACTATGGCTGCCATGGTTTGAAACAATTTATTAGGGGAAAGCCTGTACGTTTTGGGTATAAGTTCTGGTGTCTCTGCTCCACTGAGGGTCTTGTAGCATCTTTCAAATTATATGAAGGAAGAGATTCTGGGCATATAGATGGCTTGACAGTAGGGGAATCAGTTGTTCAAATGTTGGCAAAAGGAACTGTCCCAGTGGGGAGTGATGGGTACATAGACAATTTTTTTACTAGCCTTCCCCTTCTGGAGTCATTCCGAGAAGCAAATATAAACTTGACAGGAACAATTAGAAAAGACAGAGTTAAAAACATTCCTTTGTCTGATgtaagaaagaaggagagaggatTTGCAGAGATTTTTAGAAATGCTGAGGAAACACTCACAATATGTCAGTGGAATGATAAAAGTGATGTAAGAATTGCAACAAATAAGACAGATAGTGAATCATTAACAGTCAGCAATTGCAAATGA